The genomic region GTCCCCTAATATCTTCGGTCCCAGTATAAGCCCGTCAAACTGTTGAAGGGCAAGTATAAATAATGCCACCCAAACCCCGTATATGGGACCGTCAAACAATGCAAGTATCACTGCGGGAACTGCTCCTATAAAAGGCCCAAAATAAGGTATCATATTTGTAATAGCCACTATAACACTTATAAGTAACGCAAATTCTATCTTCATTATCAGAAGACCTATAAGACACAAGATACCTATTATAAAAGAATCTAGTGCCTTCCCAACAATAAACTTGGAAAATATCTCGTTTACTTCCATTACAAAATAATTTAAATTATCTATTACGCTGTCTTCTAACATTGTCTGTAGTAATTTGTTGAACATATTGATAAACTTTTCTTTATCATTCAACATATAAAATGCAATTATAAATCCAAGTATTGTATTTATTACACCAGAGGTAACGGAAAGCACTCCCTTGATAAGATCACTCATAGTAACCTGCAAAAATTCACTGATATTGGACGTGTATGAATCTATGATATTGTTCAACTGAAAATTTACATCATAGTATTTGTTCACAACAGGGTTAGAAACAAAGTTCAACACCATTTTCTCTATTTCTTTAGCAAATCCAGGTATCTTATCTATCAAATTGGCTATATTTTCTGCTAGCCTGGGGACCACCGATATACTTATAAGGGTTACAGTCCCAAAAACTATGAGATATACAGTTATTATACTCAAAATTCTGGCAGGGCGTTTTTGAAAGAAAACATTCTTTTCTAAGTATCTTACTCCTGGATTTAATATATAAGCGATAAAAAACCCGATGATAAAAGGAGCAAGGAGTTTAAATATAAAGTTGAAAAAAGTTGCAAATACTCTAAATATATCATCGATATTGTATATAATCTTAAAAACAATGATGGAAAGAGTTATGGTAAGAAATGCGTATAAACTATATTTTAAATATTTTTTATCAAATTTTATTTTCATATGGTTTCCTCTCACATCTTTTCTCATTATACATTATATCTGACTTTTTTTAATGATTCTACCCTTTTATTTTAGAGTTTATAACAAAAATGCAAATATAGGTTGCATAAGCTGTGATTTTTTATTAAAATTTTAGATATGATATTTTAAATACACGAAGGAGTCTTGACGTATAATGGAATACATGGTTAAAAAGCTGATCGCAGGTCCTATGATGGTCAATTGTTATATTGTACACGATACTATGAGCAAAAAAGGTACAATAATCGACCCTGCGGGAAATTTCGACAAAGCACGCAAATATATAGAGCAAAACAGTCTGGATATTGAATATATATTATTGACTCACGGGCATTACGATCACATTACAGCCCTTAAAAAATTTAAGGATTATACAGGTGCAGATATATTGATTCATCAAAGGGATAGGCAAATGCTTACCGATCCTGAAAAAAATCTCTCTTTGATATCCTATAAAAGACCAGTTGTACAAGTGGATGCTGATGGCATTGTTGAAGATGGGGATATAATAAAAGTAGGTAATTTAGACATAAAAACTATACACACTCCGGGACATTCCAGCGGAAGCGTATGCTATGCTACTTACGATGCGTTATTTTCAGGGGATACATTATTTTCAGGGTATATTGGAAGAACCAAAGATTTCCCTGGGGCAAATGCCCAAGACCTGAAAGATTCTTTAATCAATAAAGTGCTAATTTTACCCCAAAGTTTTATCCTTTATCCCGGGCATGGGATAAACAGCACTATAAAAAATGAAATTTTAAAAAATCCTTATCTCAAGGCATTGTGATAGAAATATGTGAACTTTACTTGTTTTTCTGTACTTTATCATATACTAATTTTCCATCATTCATATATAAAATTCTGCCTGTTTGTTCAGCAATTCTCTGGTGCTCTGTAACCACTATCACGGTTTTTCCCATTTCATGTATGTTTCTCAAATCTTGCATTAATTGATCAGCAGAATCTTCGCCAAGGTGACAAGCAGGCTCATCTATCATCAATATATGAGTATCTCTTGCAATGGCAGCAGCTATCTGCACCTTTCTTTGTTCCAGGAGGGAAAGGTTTTCTACATATTCACTCAACTTATGACTGATGCCCATAATATTCAATGCCCTTTTAATCAGTCTATTTTTATCGCCAGATGTTTTATCAAAAATTTCAAACGCTATATTAATATTCTGCTCCACTGTAAAGCCCTCCATGAGAACCACATCTTCATAGATAAAACTAAAATATCTATCCCTTATATCTCTGGCCTCATCCGGCAAAAAGACAGAAGTATCCTCATCACAAAAGAGATAAGTGCCTTTGGAAGGCTTATCTATAAAACCGATTATATTGAAAAGAGTATTCTTCCCAGAGCCGTACTCTCCCAATATAGATATGAATTCATTTCTCTTTATAGTAAAATTCACATCTTTTAAAGCTTCTATGGATAAAAAAGCTCTATTATAAAGTTTGCTTACATTCTTCATCTGAATCAAATCATTATCACCTTGCCAATGGAAAAGAATTTTATAATATTTGTATTATAACATAATGGGAAAATTTAAACATTAAAAAACTGTTTCTGGTAATACCAGAAACAGTTTTTATCAATGTTCTAATCTACAAATCATTTAATCAGATCCATCACATTTTTTACCACATTTTCTACAGTAAATCCGAACTTCTCCATTACTACATCCCCGGGAGCTGATGCACCAAATCTATCTATTCCGATAACTACTCCTTGATCGCCTACATATTTATGCCAGCCCATTGTGCTACCAGCTTCAACTGCCACTCTTGTCTTAACGTTATCCGGCAACACCTTGTTCTTATATTCTTCAGACTGTTTATCAAATATCTCCCAGCTAGGCATACTCACCACTCTTGCATCAATGCCCTTATCCTTGAGCTGTTGGCTAGCATTCATCACAAGGGATACTTCAGAACCGCTGGCCATGAGTATTACATCAGGCATATCCTTCTCTGAATCCTTGAGTATGTAGCCTCCCTTTATGGAGTCTTCCGGCAGTTTATCTATAGTAGGAAGCCCTTGTCTAGTTAATATGAGAGCTGTAGGTCCTTCAGTGTTCTTGATAGCAGCCACCCAAGCATCTGCTGTCTCTTTGGCATCACAAGGTCGTATAACTGTAAGTCCCGGTATAACTCTCAAAGAAGCCAAATGCTCTATTGGTTGATGAGTAGGTCCGTCTTCTCCCACAGCTATGCTATCATGTGTAAATACATATATAGCCGGCTGTTTCATCAATGCTGCCAACCTTATAGCAGGTCTCATATAATCGGCAAAGACTAGGAATGTAGCACCAAAGGCTCTCAAGCCTCCATGCAAGGTTATACCATTTATTATGGAACCCATAGCATGCTCTCTTACTCCAAAATGAAGATTCCTGCCCGTCCTTGTTTCGGGAGTAAAATCTCCCTTGTCTTTCATATTTGTATTGTTTGATGGTGCTAGGTCTGCAGAGCCCCCGATTAAATTGGTCACTTTATCTGCAATCTTATTGAGCACTATCCCAGAAGATTTTCTGGTTGCCATATCCCCATCGAAATCCCATAGAGATGGATCATTCTCTATGCCCTGGATTATTTCGCCTGTAAACCATTTATTCCATTTGTCTGCAAGTTCCGGATATTCCTTTTGATATCTTTGCCATAAATCGTTCCATTGTTGTTCAAGTTTTTTGCCTCTTTGTTTTATATCTTCAAAATGTTCTTTTACATCATCAGGTATATAAAACTCCTTATCTTCCGGCCATCCAAGGTTTCTCTTGGCATTTATCACTTCATCTTTACCTAAAGGCGCACCGTGAACATCTGCTGTACCTTGTTTTGCAGGAGAACCATATCCTATAATAGTCGGAACAATAATCAACGAAGGTTTATCTTCTTCTTCTTTAGCCTGAGAAATTGCGTCATCTATAGCATTTATATCATTTCCATCTTTAACTTTGATTACCTGCCAGCCGTACGCTTCATATCTCTTGGCTACATCTTCAGTGAAAGCGATATCAGTGCTTCCCTCGATACTTATTTCATTATCATCGTACAGACATATCAATTTCCCCAGCTTTAAATGTCCTGCAATGGATGAAGCTTCGGATGTAATGCCTTCCATCATATCTCCATCTCCTGCAATGACATATGTATAATGATCAACCAATCTATATCCTGGCCTATTGAAATTCTCCGCAAGAAATTGTTCTGCTATCGCCATGCCCACCGCTGTACTCAGTCCTTGCCCTAGCGGACCTGTAGTCATCTCTATCCCTTCCGCTTCACCATATTCAGGATGACCTGCAGCCTTGCTGCCCCATTGTCTAAAATTTTTTATATCTTCAAGGGTCATATCAAATCCACATAAGTGTAATAGCGAGTACAAAAGCATAGAGCCATGTCCACCTGATAACACAAATCTGTCCCTATTGGCCCAGTCAGGATTATCACAATTAAATTTCATATGCTTTGCCCAGACTGTATATGCCATTGGAGCCGCTCCCATAGGTAAGCCCGGATGCCCTGATTTAGCCTTTTCTATAGCATCCACTGAAAGAAATCTAATAGTGTTAACACATTTGTTTTCTATGGCATTGTTCATATTATCATCTCCTCCTGTTTTTCTTTATACTCTTAAAGTTATCCCTAGTTATTTATTATAGCATAACCACTGTTAAATGCTATGAATTATACCAGAACTTTGACCACAACCTTTTTAACTTTGGATGGCTGCTCCACCTCTATGCCAGGCATATGACCGTCTTCAGGATATAATATGGCAAATGTGCCCTTTTTGGCCACAAAAAAATCTCCCTCTCCAGCAAGCAAGAGACAGTCCCCGTCGCTATCATAATCCTGGGTAATTTCAAGCTCAGATAAATGAGAATATCCTATCCCTTCTATTCCATCAGCAACAAATTGAATATCTATATAACGCCTATGGGCTTCCCATACTCCCTCCTGTTTTGGCTTTGTTTGATATTCGCTTACCATAGCGAATACATCTTCCCCATCTATTTCATACCTCCCTGGGGACATGTTGGAAAAATCACTATTCTTCAAAAAATCTAAAGCTTTGGCTACATTATTTCCTAATCCAGAATATAAATTCTTGTTTTCTAACCTATCAATTATCATGTTAAACTCCTCCCAAATTATAATCACTATTCACATTTTATATCAAAACAACTAATGATATCAATACA from Clostridia bacterium harbors:
- a CDS encoding MBL fold metallo-hydrolase translates to MEYMVKKLIAGPMMVNCYIVHDTMSKKGTIIDPAGNFDKARKYIEQNSLDIEYILLTHGHYDHITALKKFKDYTGADILIHQRDRQMLTDPEKNLSLISYKRPVVQVDADGIVEDGDIIKVGNLDIKTIHTPGHSSGSVCYATYDALFSGDTLFSGYIGRTKDFPGANAQDLKDSLINKVLILPQSFILYPGHGINSTIKNEILKNPYLKAL
- a CDS encoding ATP-binding cassette domain-containing protein, with translation MKNVSKLYNRAFLSIEALKDVNFTIKRNEFISILGEYGSGKNTLFNIIGFIDKPSKGTYLFCDEDTSVFLPDEARDIRDRYFSFIYEDVVLMEGFTVEQNINIAFEIFDKTSGDKNRLIKRALNIMGISHKLSEYVENLSLLEQRKVQIAAAIARDTHILMIDEPACHLGEDSADQLMQDLRNIHEMGKTVIVVTEHQRIAEQTGRILYMNDGKLVYDKVQKNK
- a CDS encoding AI-2E family transporter, which codes for MKIKFDKKYLKYSLYAFLTITLSIIVFKIIYNIDDIFRVFATFFNFIFKLLAPFIIGFFIAYILNPGVRYLEKNVFFQKRPARILSIITVYLIVFGTVTLISISVVPRLAENIANLIDKIPGFAKEIEKMVLNFVSNPVVNKYYDVNFQLNNIIDSYTSNISEFLQVTMSDLIKGVLSVTSGVINTILGFIIAFYMLNDKEKFINMFNKLLQTMLEDSVIDNLNYFVMEVNEIFSKFIVGKALDSFIIGILCLIGLLIMKIEFALLISVIVAITNMIPYFGPFIGAVPAVILALFDGPIYGVWVALFILALQQFDGLILGPKILGDSVGLSPFWVIFSIIVGGGLFGVLGMFLGVPAMAVVRLVISKLVNKRIKAKKSEQSGIIT
- a CDS encoding YhcH/YjgK/YiaL family protein; translated protein: MIIDRLENKNLYSGLGNNVAKALDFLKNSDFSNMSPGRYEIDGEDVFAMVSEYQTKPKQEGVWEAHRRYIDIQFVADGIEGIGYSHLSELEITQDYDSDGDCLLLAGEGDFFVAKKGTFAILYPEDGHMPGIEVEQPSKVKKVVVKVLV
- the tkt gene encoding transketolase, with the translated sequence MNNAIENKCVNTIRFLSVDAIEKAKSGHPGLPMGAAPMAYTVWAKHMKFNCDNPDWANRDRFVLSGGHGSMLLYSLLHLCGFDMTLEDIKNFRQWGSKAAGHPEYGEAEGIEMTTGPLGQGLSTAVGMAIAEQFLAENFNRPGYRLVDHYTYVIAGDGDMMEGITSEASSIAGHLKLGKLICLYDDNEISIEGSTDIAFTEDVAKRYEAYGWQVIKVKDGNDINAIDDAISQAKEEEDKPSLIIVPTIIGYGSPAKQGTADVHGAPLGKDEVINAKRNLGWPEDKEFYIPDDVKEHFEDIKQRGKKLEQQWNDLWQRYQKEYPELADKWNKWFTGEIIQGIENDPSLWDFDGDMATRKSSGIVLNKIADKVTNLIGGSADLAPSNNTNMKDKGDFTPETRTGRNLHFGVREHAMGSIINGITLHGGLRAFGATFLVFADYMRPAIRLAALMKQPAIYVFTHDSIAVGEDGPTHQPIEHLASLRVIPGLTVIRPCDAKETADAWVAAIKNTEGPTALILTRQGLPTIDKLPEDSIKGGYILKDSEKDMPDVILMASGSEVSLVMNASQQLKDKGIDARVVSMPSWEIFDKQSEEYKNKVLPDNVKTRVAVEAGSTMGWHKYVGDQGVVIGIDRFGASAPGDVVMEKFGFTVENVVKNVMDLIK